The following DNA comes from Vespula pensylvanica isolate Volc-1 chromosome 5, ASM1446617v1, whole genome shotgun sequence.
atgCAAAATATAGCCAGCTTTTAACTATGTACATGCATTTATTCTGATGGttccttattatttctttctattcgttttgTATGCTTTATATTAGTGTTGCCAACTTTAAATTagtcaaggaaaaaaaaagtaagcgGATGACGTTTGTATCTTCTGCTATCTGATATTTCTGTCTAATAACCGGTGCAAAATGATGTTACTTTCAATTATGTGTAATTTgggttttaatttttaattacatacaaCTTGCAGGGGAAGAAATCatcgtaataatattgaagTATTACGGATCATATtcctatataaattcgaataaaatatatactctaCAAATTATGGATTTCtctgattttattaaaaaataagaaataaagatatgtATTCTATAAAAACACCTTCGCTTCGCATCGACGAGGCAGAtttgaaatgtaaaaatgGTTGTGGTTATTATGGTAACGCAGAATGGGAAGGCTATTGCAGCAAATGTCATCGAGAACATTTACAAAAGCAACGAGCACAAAGAGAGTATATATCAAACTTACAAACTGTCGATGTGTAAGAATATTctcatttattcttataagattttatttatataattctactTTGTTACGTATTATGTTTGCAGAGATACATCTAATAAAACTTTACCTACTGGATATCATaaacaggaagaaaaaaaatcgcaacaagaaaagaagtataaattattaaatatttctttccgaAAGCCTACATCAAAGTGTAATGTATTTGAATTACATCTTAGTAccataatatttctaatatatttctatcatatttcttattattatgtaatctATTATTAgattgtttaaaatatattatataatgtatattattaataatataggtatattgtttaaagtaatatgaatattgtttattaacgattcttttttttctgaagtACAAGGATGCCAAGAATTACTTTATGAATTAACAAAGGACAATTCAGATCTTGAAAAAGTAAGAACTGAAAATAGAGATCTTATAGCTTCAATTGTGAAAACACCAGTTGAAAAAGATGTACGAAAATGTATACATTCATTTGTAGTAGATATTCTTCAGAACAAAGATAtcaaaagaatagaagaattaTCAGAAATAACACAGAATTTTTATCAAGTGTTTGCTAAACGTTTAGAAAATAGTGTTAAATATACAGgtattaaattcatataatttattattcaaagtatttattattaaaaatataaataaattataaaaaatataaataattatttttacagatatatctgcagatattaaagaaagattattagattatgttgaaaaatattctatgacATTATTGTACAGAATTCTATTTTGTCCACCATTCACAacagatgaagaaaaagatttagcAATTCAAAAAAGGTTTGCACATTGAagaacattaaaattattattagaatatgatataatataatataacataatattatataatataaagcacattcttttaaattttattcgtaatagaATAAGACAATTAAACTGGGTCAGTGGCAAGAATTTAGAATGTAGAATTCATGAAACAAGTTCTGAAGTTAGAGAACTTGTGTATACATCTATAACAggtttgtaattaaaattttttatagtttaatagtaattaatcaaataaatatttcttttagatttACTAAATATGGATTCTGCTAAAGCTCCACAAGAAAAATTAGCATGTGTTATTTATTGctgtagaaatatatttttgttattacaacAATCTGTAGGTGGTCCAGCTTCTGCAGATGAATTTTTACCTgctcttatttttattgttttaaaagCCAATCCTGCACGgcttaaaagtaatattaactTCATAACAAGATTTTGTAATGCTAGCAGACTAATGACAGGAGAAGGGGGATACTACTTTACAAATTTGGTatagtattcttttttattagcaATGTTCAATGCATaaaagttttcatttattttatgataaaattctAGTGTTGTGCTGTATCTTTCATTGAAAACTTAACTGCTGAATCTTTGAATATGGCTGAGAAAGATTTTAATGCATATATGTCAGGAGAAAGAGTACCACCAAATACGTGGGAATCAGCACTAATGATGTGTGaagtgaatattattttttctttttaattcattatcttAACTTTTGCAttcaaatgattattaatatacttcttttatttcataaattcgatttatagAGCTTGCACTTGATGTGTGAAGATATAACGTTACTTGATAATTTAAAGgcaaaaaatttagaaataataaatgaagcaAAAGAATTACAATCTAGAATGACACAATTTAAACAAGATATAGAAGTTAAAGTAGCTGCTGCAATTGAGAAATCACCATTATTAATAACGCATAGTCAAAAATTGCCTACAAATTTAGATTCAGATAATATTGAAAACTACCAGTTACCTCCGCCTATTATACCTCAGGTAAATACATGAGTATGTGCATATGTTGGAGTAAGTTAAAGCGATTGACTtggtatttaataatttttataggtATATTCACACCCTGTTAGCGACCAATCCAATAACACTTTACTGGCAAATAATTCAGTTGATTTAAGAACTTCACTGATGGATGATTGTATTACACCGTCTCCAACATTTGATTTTCCTTCCTTCACTGGTGATGGTAGTTTAGATGTTAGTAAAGCAGATGATGAAACAAGTCTAATCAGTTTAGATACACAATGTGATTTATTGATGACTGATTCTCAATTACATGAAAAAGATACACCTGATATATTACTGGGAAATTCAAGTACTTCTAATGCAAATCTCGTATCATCTATTGAATCAATAGGTCAGGAAGATTATCATGGTTTTACTATACAAGGATCCCATATACCAACAATTCCTTGCAGTACAGGTGATTTGTCCATTAATTCTGCAGAATTGTCATCGGATAATCATTATTCTACATATTTCCACAAGATGTAATGCTATTTAtagatttagaaaattattcttggAATAATTACAcatgataaatttaaagagaaaaattattaatagaaaagagattagAGCATTCCttcttatgaatatatatatatatatatatatatatatatatatatatatgtcaagtattaatttagaattaatgattattattatctattattatctatagtACTTTTGACTTTATtcattaacaaattaaatcaatatttcaatatattcagTGAAAGctaaacaattattatcgttattgtatataaataaagtgaTGTAATGTAAGATTTCAGTTTTGATCATATATTAACTAGATAGCAAATATTTGGAATgtatacattaaaattttttagtaatatatttttttatttaatttgtgatataataaataatggtgaagtaatatttattatataacaagaCACATTTTGCTGgagtaaaaatttctatagattgttttgaaaataatttggaaatgtaataattcgcatgaatatactttattaaatttcaatatggtattataatttcttttctaaatacgATATGAACAGTGGAATgttgtgcgtgtgtatatatacattttttattcttattattaaaacaaaaaatatgatgatatgtatatatttcatatggAAATCGACATCGCGAAAGAATACATTTCGGATACCCAAGTTTTAATTCAAATGattgaaagattatttattacagacaattatttattacgaagtataaaaaatagattgcACTGCctaaaaatttaagaattgcttatattattacaaattattcatGAGACTCAATCCCAATGGAAGAATTCTCATAGAATTGTTTCTTAAATCCGGATTATGAttcttgataaatattaaataaataccaATCTACAACAATGCCATTTCAAATCATTTAGAAAAAGGGAACAGCTTTGAGAGTTgtataaatttcgatattttaggAATTAGCGTATAGAAAGGAACTATGCAGATATGACACAACCAAgaaacttataaatatatatttacatatatacacttgAACATGTTCTTCGTAATAAGACTGGAGATGTTCTCATCGTCAGTATTCGTTTAGCTCTCTAATCGTTTTAACGCTTTAAAATGGATAAAAGATACTATCGTAGTAAGAAAGGAAGACCTAATCGTccgcgaaaaagaaagtttactGAAATTGTTCACATGTTTAAAACatcaatgtattttataaatatattcgcgGAAAAGTTCtccaataaaaaatgattttctatcGCCGTGGATCAGATGATAAAAATACTGTaagatattacttttttgaaatatgtatttgTGGTTACCATTAGTTATTTTAGTAAAGTGTTTAGTAAAGTGACggtgaaatttcttttaaaaaatttcctgAAGGAGTCTTTGATTTTTGTTCTTGTTAACGATCGTCTTTGAACTTTTGccattttatcgatatttttttcaccataattctttcaaatcgaaaaattgttttcataaTGAGATCACTAGGTGTTGAAATATCcggtaaaatttattttccttactCATAGATACCCACAGTGGTTTGAATAATAGTACGTATTTCGATGCTCTATATACTATTTCAACTGCTTTGAAGAGTATATACGAAACGTTGATAAAgaaagtagtagaagaagaaaaattaaaaaattctaaagcagaaaaatctttatacgaattaattatatccaaAAATAGAGCATGGactaaaagatttttattttttgaaattgaaaaCAGGAAAATAGACAAACAGAATGTTAAATCGAGTTGCTGCAGAGTCTTAGATTTGAAAGGAACCAAATCAAACACTTAGGAATATGAAATGTAGTATGAAAGCTATGAAAAGAattgtaaatgtaattatGCAGATTTTATGGGTAAGATGGAAATCGATAGagttattgaaatatttcagtatacgtgatataaaataaataatttctaacacGTTATTTtccgaaatatatttttttcgaattgtGTATTGATTTAGAGAAACCTATTTGAccgattgaaaaatttctttataattacattCTCTATGGTAAGacttataattaaaagatttattctacgtatctttttttttattcaattttttttttaatgaaaaaaacattgtttctcgataaaattaattcaaacatCTACcaattattgaattttaaatattttgcttTCATTGTATCAGAGCTATtcacatatatttaaagaaatactttgaattttttatttcaaattctatttttagattttttgtATACAACTGggatttctgtttttttttttaagaatcaaCTACTTTGTAATTTATTCAAGATTACGAGGATAAAAACGTcacagaaaaagaatttatttaaaaatatatattgataaatgtcaagaataatttttacttcacgtaaaaaaattttaattacatattatagtcttctttttttaaatttagaaCAATATGTTTTTCTCACGCATTCACATAAAAAGTAAGTTatcattttacattttcattgtTGTCGACTTCTGTAGGATTTACACATAGTCATTATCACACATTAACTATGGTTAATTGTAAATAGTTTTGATTCATTGTAGAGGAAAGACGATACTAACGgacttcaaaaagaaaaatatatatttacttatgatgttgatcgatttttaaaggaattattttctttttttttttctccgaacggtatataaaggaaaataggtaattcgttctttattacaacaatattataataaattatattgtattatattgcattatattctattatttttgtactatataatattatattacagcataatctatataataaaataaataaatatttgtacaattaatcatacataaaataattatcaaaatatatttactatgtattaataataaaaatgaaaataaaaaagtataatgtGAAAAAAATCCGATGTGTATTCTATTACAACCTCTTATCTATTCTCTTTATCCCAAAAAACTGGTTTTTCTACTGCAAATTCTGgacaaaatgaatatttttctcgcaaatcgaattttataaattttttatctttttgaattttttctggtcttttatttttatattagaattatcatataaaaaataaattgatatatgaggaataattaatgtaataatagttataagattgtaataataatgtaagaaAGGAtacattgaatttttattcatgataaatatttatttgcattttaattatttacatttataaaatacattgtaTTCGCTTATTATACGGATATTTACTTAATCATATAAATTGTGatctaatataatacaatattatttaatttgaaatcatATAACGCAGTATAATGTAATGTAgaatacacacatgcacatatagagagaaagagagagagacggagagacggagagagggagagagagagagatacaaacataattaatagtttatattaaattgaatGAAGCAAATTGAATAAACTA
Coding sequences within:
- the LOC122629514 gene encoding rab5 GDP/GTP exchange factor isoform X1 translates to MYSIKTPSLRIDEADLKCKNGCGYYGNAEWEGYCSKCHREHLQKQRAQREYISNLQTVDVDTSNKTLPTGYHKQEEKKSQQEKKYKLLNISFRKPTSKLQGCQELLYELTKDNSDLEKVRTENRDLIASIVKTPVEKDVRKCIHSFVVDILQNKDIKRIEELSEITQNFYQVFAKRLENSVKYTDISADIKERLLDYVEKYSMTLLYRILFCPPFTTDEEKDLAIQKRIRQLNWVSGKNLECRIHETSSEVRELVYTSITDLLNMDSAKAPQEKLACVIYCCRNIFLLLQQSVGGPASADEFLPALIFIVLKANPARLKSNINFITRFCNASRLMTGEGGYYFTNLCCAVSFIENLTAESLNMAEKDFNAYMSGERVPPNTWESALMMCESLHLMCEDITLLDNLKAKNLEIINEAKELQSRMTQFKQDIEVKVAAAIEKSPLLITHSQKLPTNLDSDNIENYQLPPPIIPQVYSHPVSDQSNNTLLANNSVDLRTSLMDDCITPSPTFDFPSFTGDGSLDVSKADDETSLISLDTQCDLLMTDSQLHEKDTPDILLGNSSTSNANLVSSIESIGQEDYHGFTIQGSHIPTIPCSTGDLSINSAELSSDNHYSTYFHKM
- the LOC122629514 gene encoding rab5 GDP/GTP exchange factor isoform X2, translated to MYSIKTPSLRIDEADLKCKNGCGYYGNAEWEGYCSKCHREHLQKQRAQREDTSNKTLPTGYHKQEEKKSQQEKKYKLLNISFRKPTSKLQGCQELLYELTKDNSDLEKVRTENRDLIASIVKTPVEKDVRKCIHSFVVDILQNKDIKRIEELSEITQNFYQVFAKRLENSVKYTDISADIKERLLDYVEKYSMTLLYRILFCPPFTTDEEKDLAIQKRIRQLNWVSGKNLECRIHETSSEVRELVYTSITDLLNMDSAKAPQEKLACVIYCCRNIFLLLQQSVGGPASADEFLPALIFIVLKANPARLKSNINFITRFCNASRLMTGEGGYYFTNLCCAVSFIENLTAESLNMAEKDFNAYMSGERVPPNTWESALMMCESLHLMCEDITLLDNLKAKNLEIINEAKELQSRMTQFKQDIEVKVAAAIEKSPLLITHSQKLPTNLDSDNIENYQLPPPIIPQVYSHPVSDQSNNTLLANNSVDLRTSLMDDCITPSPTFDFPSFTGDGSLDVSKADDETSLISLDTQCDLLMTDSQLHEKDTPDILLGNSSTSNANLVSSIESIGQEDYHGFTIQGSHIPTIPCSTGDLSINSAELSSDNHYSTYFHKM